One stretch of Candidatus Bathyarchaeota archaeon DNA includes these proteins:
- a CDS encoding DUF2721 domain-containing protein produces the protein MNGIKRLLESVDVIKRLLESVDVIGLFQSVLVPVIMISGIGLFILIIQTRYGRIVDRIRSINYERLELIKSSIIRKISKTEKIWNNYRLQALQEQMSILVKRGKLLKYALQFMFISIFTSIFSSLLLFIEQITKIPMSSLILILFSIGMIMLLMACINVIREVTSSYKAVIFDIDTHVPEKYRIKTELGVLGHLEKDNSKD, from the coding sequence ATGAATGGTATTAAAAGACTTTTGGAATCAGTAGATGTTATCAAAAGACTTTTAGAATCAGTAGATGTTATCGGTCTATTTCAAAGTGTATTAGTCCCAGTAATAATGATCAGCGGAATCGGGCTCTTTATCCTAATAATTCAAACTAGATATGGAAGGATTGTTGATAGAATAAGATCTATAAATTATGAAAGACTTGAATTGATAAAAAGTTCAATAATTAGAAAAATCTCTAAAACTGAAAAAATTTGGAACAATTATCGATTACAGGCTCTCCAAGAGCAAATGTCTATTCTTGTGAAACGTGGAAAATTATTAAAGTATGCGTTGCAGTTCATGTTCATATCTATTTTCACATCAATATTTTCTTCCCTACTCTTATTCATAGAACAGATTACAAAGATACCTATGTCATCATTAATTCTAATTCTATTCTCAATCGGAATGATTATGTTATTAATGGCTTGTATAAATGTAATAAGAGAAGTCACCAGCTCTTACAAGGCAGTAATTTTTGATATTGATACACACGTACCAGAAAAATATCGTATAAAGACTGAGCTAGGAGTTCTTGGGCACTTGGAAAAAGACAATTCTAAAGACTGA